The proteins below come from a single Planctomycetaceae bacterium genomic window:
- a CDS encoding FAD-dependent oxidoreductase: MTKHVDAIIIGQGLAGSTLAWNLHWQGRSVLIADAGDENSASRVSAGLMTPVTGRRMVRSQDFELDWQTARAFYQRVEAEVAGTFFRETETVRLRQAEEDTSSARATAEDQSGADRGEWSGELQVGGKTYYGSRRKPSGRLDVAGFLKATAAFFDRRSEYFRGRVDMTTEVELRGDRVSINPLGTTADNIVFCTGFESTKWFPEVPNNPARGDILTISIGGYRRTEVIHRGIWIAPEIDGRQTAGATYDWKDPRPQPKAEGRAELLSRLSELVTGSIEVIRHRAAVRPTMKDYEPVLGRNSQHRNAWIFNGLGSKGAVRAPRLAAQLVEAMYNDSPIEAKSDYARLKKKAELAAQPPLTQIAQQLVAEVVKPGDTVIDATVGNGFDTCHLSRLVGDAGLVIGFDIQEAALASTTQRLQAHGLQNVRLILRGHETLNSEVSPLSVAAVMFNLGYLPRGDKKVITSPETTVPAIQQAAEALRAGGIMTILAYRGHAGGPEEGTAVTKVLARLGAGFNVRRIESRSAGDSSPVLYVVRKVELQHDVAVQ, translated from the coding sequence ATGACGAAACACGTCGACGCAATCATTATCGGCCAGGGACTTGCCGGATCAACTCTGGCATGGAACCTCCATTGGCAGGGCCGATCAGTACTGATCGCTGACGCAGGTGACGAGAACTCAGCGTCAAGAGTTTCCGCGGGATTGATGACACCGGTCACCGGGCGACGGATGGTGCGGTCGCAGGATTTCGAACTCGATTGGCAGACGGCCAGAGCGTTCTATCAGCGGGTCGAAGCAGAAGTCGCCGGGACATTTTTTCGCGAAACCGAAACAGTGCGGCTGCGGCAGGCGGAGGAAGACACGTCGTCGGCAAGAGCAACGGCCGAAGATCAGTCCGGCGCAGATCGCGGTGAATGGAGCGGCGAATTGCAGGTCGGCGGAAAAACGTACTACGGCAGCCGACGCAAGCCGTCAGGCCGACTGGACGTCGCCGGGTTTCTTAAGGCGACGGCCGCCTTCTTTGATCGACGCAGCGAGTACTTTCGCGGTCGCGTGGACATGACGACGGAAGTGGAGTTGCGAGGCGACCGCGTATCAATAAATCCACTCGGAACGACAGCCGACAACATCGTGTTCTGCACAGGATTCGAAAGCACGAAGTGGTTCCCGGAAGTCCCGAACAACCCCGCTCGCGGCGATATCCTGACGATCAGCATCGGCGGATACAGACGGACGGAAGTGATTCATCGCGGAATCTGGATTGCTCCGGAAATCGACGGGCGACAGACAGCCGGCGCGACGTATGACTGGAAGGATCCCAGGCCGCAGCCGAAAGCAGAGGGACGAGCGGAACTGCTGAGCCGGCTGTCAGAACTCGTGACCGGGTCGATCGAAGTGATCCGGCATCGAGCGGCGGTGCGGCCGACGATGAAAGACTACGAACCGGTGCTGGGACGGAATTCACAACATCGCAACGCCTGGATTTTCAACGGGCTGGGTTCAAAAGGAGCGGTACGGGCACCGCGGCTGGCGGCGCAACTCGTCGAAGCGATGTACAACGACAGCCCGATCGAAGCGAAAAGCGACTATGCAAGACTTAAGAAAAAGGCCGAACTTGCCGCACAGCCGCCGCTGACGCAGATAGCTCAGCAACTTGTGGCGGAAGTCGTGAAACCCGGCGACACCGTCATCGACGCGACGGTCGGCAACGGGTTCGACACGTGTCATCTGTCCCGGCTCGTCGGCGACGCGGGACTGGTCATCGGCTTCGATATCCAGGAAGCGGCACTAGCTTCGACAACACAGCGGCTGCAGGCCCACGGATTGCAAAACGTCCGATTGATCCTTCGCGGACACGAAACACTGAACAGCGAAGTCAGCCCGCTCAGCGTCGCGGCCGTGATGTTCAATCTCGGCTACCTGCCGCGAGGCGACAAGAAAGTGATCACGTCACCGGAAACAACAGTGCCGGCGATTCAACAGGCTGCCGAAGCACTTCGAGCGGGCGGCATCATGACGATTCTGGCTTACCGGGGTCATGCGGGTGGTCCGGAAGAAGGCACAGCCGTCACCAAAGTGCTCGCGCGACTCGGAGCAGGCTTCAATGTCCGGCGAATCGAAAGCAGGTCCGCCGGTGATTCGTCGCCGGTTCTGTATGTCGTCAGAAAAGTCGAACTGCAGCACGATGTCGCCGTCCAGTAG
- a CDS encoding Gfo/Idh/MocA family oxidoreductase, with product MTQQTRRAFLQTTTAAASAISTGLFAGSSVAYQSKNPLEKLSVACIGTANRAAEDVNGVMSENIVALCDVDANYLDRSKKLITEKMGAEPRTYADYREMIDAEADRIDAVVVATADHHHAPATMRAIRAGKHVYCEKPLTHTVQEARLVAEAAREFGVATQLGTQIHAENNYRRVVEIIQSGAIGDVTDVHVWVGKGWGITELSGEESEPPKTLSWDLWLGPAPVRPFVAGRYHPAQWRRWWDFGQGTLGDMACHYMDLPFWALKLRHPTHCEAEGAEVHPLMAPTGLIVRYKYPAREDLVACNLTWYDGDLIPKEVAGQRVPANGVMFVGTEGLMFADYGKYKLFPSDKFAGFEPPPKTIPDSIGHHQEWIRACKDGSSTTCNFDYSGALTESVLLGNVAYRTGTSLDWDAANLKATNCPDADHYIRKEYRSGWEVS from the coding sequence ATGACTCAACAAACCCGCCGCGCTTTTCTGCAAACCACCACCGCTGCCGCCTCGGCGATTTCCACCGGCCTCTTCGCTGGTTCGTCGGTGGCCTACCAATCGAAGAATCCTCTTGAGAAGCTCAGCGTTGCCTGCATCGGCACCGCCAATCGTGCCGCCGAAGATGTGAACGGTGTCATGAGCGAGAACATCGTGGCGCTGTGCGATGTCGATGCCAATTATCTGGATCGGTCAAAGAAACTGATCACGGAAAAAATGGGCGCGGAACCCCGGACCTACGCTGACTATCGAGAAATGATCGACGCTGAAGCCGACAGGATCGATGCCGTTGTCGTCGCTACGGCCGATCATCATCATGCTCCCGCTACGATGCGCGCGATTCGCGCCGGAAAGCATGTGTACTGTGAAAAGCCGCTGACACACACGGTTCAGGAGGCTCGACTGGTCGCTGAAGCCGCCCGCGAATTCGGCGTCGCCACACAGTTGGGGACTCAGATTCACGCCGAAAACAACTATCGTCGTGTCGTGGAGATCATTCAAAGCGGTGCGATCGGCGACGTCACCGACGTTCACGTGTGGGTCGGTAAGGGCTGGGGTATCACCGAACTGTCGGGTGAGGAATCCGAACCGCCGAAAACACTGAGCTGGGATTTGTGGCTTGGTCCGGCCCCTGTGCGGCCTTTCGTCGCCGGACGATACCACCCCGCTCAATGGCGTCGCTGGTGGGATTTCGGTCAGGGGACACTTGGTGACATGGCCTGCCACTACATGGACCTGCCGTTCTGGGCTTTGAAGCTGCGTCATCCGACGCACTGCGAAGCGGAAGGAGCCGAAGTCCATCCGCTGATGGCGCCCACCGGGCTGATTGTTCGCTACAAGTATCCGGCACGGGAAGACCTGGTCGCCTGCAATCTGACGTGGTACGACGGTGACCTGATTCCGAAAGAGGTCGCCGGCCAGCGCGTGCCCGCCAACGGCGTCATGTTTGTCGGCACGGAAGGTCTGATGTTTGCCGACTACGGAAAGTACAAACTCTTCCCTTCGGACAAGTTCGCGGGCTTCGAACCGCCGCCCAAAACCATCCCCGATTCGATCGGTCATCATCAGGAATGGATCAGGGCGTGCAAAGACGGATCGTCGACGACGTGCAACTTCGATTACTCCGGCGCTCTTACCGAAAGCGTGCTGCTCGGAAACGTGGCTTATCGAACCGGCACATCTCTGGATTGGGACGCTGCAAATCTGAAGGCCACGAATTGTCCCGACGCGGATCATTACATCCGCAAGGAATATCGCAGCGGTTGGGAAGTCTCGTGA
- a CDS encoding magnesium chelatase has translation MTHTPERPSTLAELKACGWQSRTVKEELRDNFLLALSGGAELFPGMIGYDSTVIPEISLALLAGHDMLFLGEKGQGKSRLMRTMSRFLTDAIPYLDLPGCPVHEDPLKPITSMAIDHLATTADEEVPIKWWPREQRYSERLAPGTKFADIIGEIDPAKLAAGTSMSAEDALHFGLIPRMHRGIFAMNELPELDELVQVGLFNILEERDVQIRGFPIQFDIDVVILFSANPSTYNRSGKVIPQLKDRIGSIIHTHYPEERDLGIQIMEQEADIPLDGEFPVVVPFFMKQIVEEISRAARRSRYIDQQSGVSARFSIANYQTMIASARRRGAVLGEKPSAPRISDLGHLYSSSLGKLEVDLMSSHQMSERQVLDSVTAEAIKSVFEEYVELHGLEEISQIFARGVKIEVGDMLPSHHYEQLLKRVPPIWDKAFELNASENVAVRASCVEFVLAGLHATDRISRSQRHGVVAYET, from the coding sequence ATGACTCACACCCCGGAACGACCGTCCACCCTGGCCGAATTGAAGGCCTGCGGCTGGCAGTCGAGAACCGTCAAGGAAGAGCTTCGTGACAACTTTCTCCTCGCGCTCTCCGGCGGCGCGGAACTGTTTCCCGGGATGATCGGCTACGACAGTACTGTGATTCCGGAAATTAGCCTGGCGCTGCTGGCGGGTCACGACATGCTGTTTCTGGGGGAAAAGGGCCAGGGGAAGAGCCGCCTGATGCGAACGATGTCGCGGTTTCTGACTGATGCCATTCCGTATCTCGATCTTCCCGGATGTCCGGTCCACGAGGATCCTCTGAAGCCGATTACTTCGATGGCCATCGACCACCTGGCAACCACGGCGGATGAAGAGGTCCCCATCAAGTGGTGGCCTCGTGAGCAGCGCTATTCGGAACGCCTTGCACCAGGCACCAAGTTTGCTGACATCATTGGCGAAATCGACCCCGCGAAACTGGCCGCCGGCACCAGCATGTCGGCCGAAGACGCTTTGCACTTCGGGCTGATTCCGCGAATGCACCGCGGTATCTTCGCCATGAACGAACTGCCGGAGCTTGATGAGCTGGTTCAGGTCGGGCTGTTCAACATTCTGGAGGAACGCGATGTTCAGATTCGCGGTTTTCCCATCCAGTTCGATATCGATGTTGTGATCCTGTTCTCCGCGAATCCCTCGACATACAACCGCAGCGGCAAGGTCATCCCGCAGCTTAAGGACCGCATCGGCAGCATCATTCACACGCACTATCCGGAAGAGCGTGACCTGGGCATTCAGATCATGGAACAGGAAGCAGACATCCCGCTTGACGGCGAATTTCCCGTCGTCGTCCCGTTCTTCATGAAGCAGATCGTTGAGGAAATCAGCCGCGCAGCTCGCCGCAGCCGATATATCGACCAGCAGTCCGGTGTCAGTGCTCGATTCAGTATCGCCAACTATCAGACAATGATCGCCAGCGCCCGACGTCGAGGTGCTGTTCTTGGCGAAAAACCTTCCGCTCCCCGAATCAGCGACCTGGGCCACCTGTATTCGTCGTCACTCGGTAAGCTGGAAGTCGACCTGATGAGCAGCCATCAGATGAGTGAACGGCAGGTGCTGGATTCCGTCACTGCCGAAGCGATTAAGTCCGTCTTCGAAGAATATGTCGAGCTGCACGGTCTGGAAGAAATCAGTCAGATCTTCGCCAGGGGTGTCAAGATCGAAGTGGGCGACATGCTGCCCAGCCACCACTATGAGCAACTGCTGAAACGAGTGCCGCCGATCTGGGACAAGGCCTTCGAACTGAATGCCTCCGAAAATGTGGCTGTCCGTGCTTCGTGCGTGGAATTCGTGCTGGCCGGACTGCACGCCACCGACCGCATCAGCCGCTCGCAGCGTCACGGCGTCGTGGCTTACGAAACCTGA
- the lpxK gene encoding tetraacyldisaccharide 4'-kinase: protein MLARNTSATAIVLDDAFQHRRIHRDFNVVLIDATCPFGHDHLLPRGLLREPLSSLRRADAVLVTRADLADHTALDRIDTAVLRNNPKLADRIFRVSFVPAGLQTATGKHIDLTAIMGRRVVLAAAIGNPTAFRMTCETLGAQIAASRFFPDHHHFTAADIDEVLRLRTDNDCDLVLVTLKDLVKIPRRTDDLAAVMIDTAFLSTDDEESFRGLMTAAISNMPSKTS, encoded by the coding sequence ATGCTGGCACGCAACACTTCCGCGACGGCGATCGTGCTGGACGACGCCTTCCAGCATCGCCGAATCCACCGTGACTTCAACGTCGTTCTGATCGATGCGACGTGTCCGTTCGGCCACGATCATCTGTTGCCGCGGGGCTTGCTTCGAGAACCGCTGTCCTCGCTGCGACGTGCCGACGCGGTCCTGGTGACGCGAGCGGATCTCGCGGATCACACTGCTTTAGACCGGATTGACACCGCGGTGCTGCGAAACAACCCGAAGCTGGCCGACCGGATCTTTCGCGTCAGCTTCGTGCCCGCCGGTCTTCAGACGGCGACCGGGAAACACATCGATCTCACCGCGATCATGGGAAGACGGGTGGTGCTGGCTGCGGCGATTGGCAACCCGACGGCTTTTCGGATGACTTGTGAGACTCTCGGCGCCCAAATCGCGGCGTCGCGGTTCTTTCCCGATCACCATCATTTTACCGCCGCTGATATCGATGAAGTGCTCCGGTTGCGAACCGACAACGACTGCGATCTGGTGCTCGTCACACTGAAGGATCTCGTGAAAATTCCTCGGCGAACCGACGATCTGGCGGCTGTGATGATCGATACCGCTTTTCTATCCACTGACGATGAAGAATCCTTCCGGGGACTCATGACAGCCGCGATTTCAAACATGCCGTCAAAAACATCATGA
- a CDS encoding tetraacyldisaccharide 4'-kinase, producing MSERAFHQLISGETAGPAAACGRLVLSALSVPYRAVIAARNAAYDFGWKTTRRISVPVISIGNLTTGGTGKTPVVAAMVRMLLSSGHMPGIVSRGYRADSSGTNDEKRVLELLCPGFLTNRTRIVWSRRRCWHATLPRRRSCWTTPSSIAESTVTSTSF from the coding sequence ATGTCTGAACGGGCATTTCACCAACTTATCAGCGGTGAGACGGCTGGTCCCGCGGCGGCCTGCGGACGTCTTGTTCTGTCAGCGCTGTCCGTGCCTTATCGAGCCGTGATCGCTGCCAGAAATGCGGCGTATGATTTCGGCTGGAAGACAACGCGGCGGATAAGTGTGCCCGTGATTTCGATCGGCAACCTCACCACGGGCGGCACGGGAAAAACGCCCGTGGTCGCTGCGATGGTGAGAATGCTGCTGTCCTCCGGCCACATGCCGGGTATCGTCAGCCGCGGTTATCGGGCGGACAGCAGCGGCACCAACGATGAAAAACGCGTTCTGGAATTGTTGTGTCCCGGGTTCCTCACGAACAGAACCCGGATCGTGTGGTCGCGGCGTCGATGCTGGCACGCAACACTTCCGCGACGGCGATCGTGCTGGACGACGCCTTCCAGCATCGCCGAATCCACCGTGACTTCAACGTCGTTCTGA
- a CDS encoding NADP-dependent isocitrate dehydrogenase, which yields MSSTKSTIYYTYTDEAPALATHSLLPIVRSFAGAAGVDIETPDISLAGRIIANFPENLTEQQKQRDALSELGELAKTPAANIIKLPNISASVPQLIEAIRELQQQGYNIPDYPEEPQTEAEKAIRARYGRVLGSAVNPVLREGNSDRRVATPVKEYARKHPHSMGEWSRDSKTHVASMSRGDFYGSEQSVVVENAGSVRIELVSRNGDATVLHPGVTVQQGEVIDAARMSAKSLREFLASEIEDAKAQGVLLSVHLKATMMKVSDPIIFGHVVSVYFDEVFTKHAATLEEIGFDPENGLGDLYSRIESLPADQQQSIKADIEKVFENRPRLAMVNSDRGITNLHVPSDVIIDASMPAAIRASGKMWGPDGSLHDTKALIPDRSYAGVYQATIDYCKQHGAFNPATMGSVSNVGLMARKAEEYGSHDKTFKIPHPGTVRVVDESGQVLLEEVVETGDIWRMCQTKDEPIRDWVRLAVSRARATGATAVFWLDENRAHDANLIDKVNQYLPDYDTTGLDIRIMSPVKATEFTCQRSKEGRDTISVTGNVLRDYLTDLFPILELGTSAKMLSIVPLLAGGGLFETGAGGSAPKHVEQFLEEGHLRWDSLGEYLALAVSLEDLAEKTGSERIRMLAETLDRANGQFLNNDKSPSRKVNELDNRGSHFYLALYWAQELAAQAIDGDLRSRFTGIAQRLSENESRIVGELNAAQGHPVDIGGYYHPDPQKTEAAMRPSATFNQILAELVDR from the coding sequence ATGTCGTCCACAAAGTCCACGATTTACTACACCTACACCGACGAAGCTCCGGCGTTGGCAACGCACTCATTGCTTCCGATCGTGCGGTCGTTTGCCGGCGCCGCGGGAGTTGACATCGAAACGCCGGATATCTCACTGGCCGGAAGAATCATCGCCAACTTTCCGGAGAATTTAACGGAGCAGCAAAAGCAACGCGATGCACTGTCGGAACTGGGGGAACTTGCGAAGACACCGGCCGCGAACATCATCAAGCTGCCAAACATCAGCGCGTCAGTGCCCCAACTGATCGAAGCCATCCGCGAACTCCAGCAGCAGGGCTATAACATCCCGGATTACCCGGAAGAACCGCAGACCGAAGCAGAAAAGGCAATCCGGGCGCGGTACGGCAGAGTACTCGGCAGCGCTGTGAATCCCGTACTGCGCGAAGGCAACTCTGACCGCCGAGTCGCCACTCCCGTGAAGGAATATGCCAGGAAGCATCCGCATTCGATGGGCGAATGGAGCCGCGATTCAAAAACGCACGTGGCCAGCATGAGCCGCGGCGATTTCTACGGCAGCGAACAGTCGGTTGTTGTGGAAAACGCAGGCAGCGTACGAATCGAACTGGTGTCGCGGAACGGTGACGCAACGGTGCTGCATCCCGGTGTGACTGTGCAACAGGGCGAAGTCATCGACGCGGCGCGCATGAGCGCGAAATCGCTTCGGGAATTCCTGGCGTCCGAAATCGAGGACGCGAAAGCTCAGGGTGTGCTGCTGTCGGTCCACCTGAAAGCAACGATGATGAAGGTGTCGGATCCGATCATCTTCGGCCACGTCGTAAGCGTCTACTTTGACGAAGTGTTCACGAAGCATGCCGCTACGCTGGAAGAGATCGGTTTTGATCCGGAGAACGGATTGGGAGATCTTTACAGCCGGATCGAAAGTCTTCCCGCCGATCAGCAGCAGTCCATCAAAGCCGACATCGAAAAGGTGTTCGAGAATCGGCCCCGCCTGGCGATGGTCAATTCGGACAGGGGGATCACGAATCTGCACGTACCCAGCGACGTGATCATCGACGCTTCGATGCCCGCCGCGATCAGGGCCTCCGGAAAGATGTGGGGCCCGGACGGCAGCCTTCACGACACAAAGGCGCTGATCCCGGACCGCAGCTATGCCGGCGTTTACCAGGCGACGATTGACTACTGCAAACAACACGGAGCCTTCAATCCCGCCACGATGGGCAGCGTCTCGAATGTAGGTTTGATGGCCAGAAAAGCCGAAGAATACGGCTCCCATGACAAGACGTTTAAGATCCCGCATCCGGGGACCGTTCGAGTCGTCGATGAATCGGGGCAGGTACTGCTGGAAGAAGTTGTTGAGACCGGCGACATCTGGCGAATGTGTCAGACGAAAGACGAACCGATCCGAGACTGGGTCCGCCTGGCGGTCAGCAGGGCTCGCGCGACAGGAGCGACTGCCGTGTTCTGGCTCGACGAGAATCGAGCCCACGACGCAAATCTGATTGACAAGGTGAACCAATATCTGCCGGACTATGACACGACCGGACTCGATATCCGCATCATGTCTCCCGTAAAGGCAACAGAGTTCACGTGCCAGCGTTCGAAGGAAGGCAGGGATACAATTTCCGTGACCGGCAACGTCTTGAGAGATTATCTCACGGACCTGTTTCCGATCCTGGAACTCGGCACCAGTGCGAAGATGCTGTCCATCGTTCCGCTGCTGGCGGGTGGCGGATTGTTCGAAACCGGTGCCGGCGGTTCCGCGCCGAAGCATGTGGAGCAGTTCCTGGAAGAGGGCCATCTGCGCTGGGACTCGCTGGGTGAGTATCTGGCTCTGGCCGTGTCGCTGGAAGACCTCGCGGAAAAAACCGGCAGCGAACGAATTCGAATGCTCGCGGAAACGCTGGACCGAGCCAACGGCCAGTTTCTGAACAACGACAAGTCGCCGTCGCGCAAGGTGAACGAGCTGGATAATCGCGGCAGCCACTTCTACCTTGCGCTGTATTGGGCTCAGGAACTGGCGGCGCAGGCAATCGATGGCGATCTCCGGAGTCGGTTTACGGGAATTGCGCAACGGCTGAGTGAAAACGAATCCAGGATCGTCGGGGAACTGAACGCCGCGCAGGGACATCCGGTTGATATCGGCGGCTACTACCATCCGGATCCCCAAAAGACGGAAGCCGCCATGCGTCCGAGCGCGACGTTCAATCAGATTCTGGCGGAGCTTGTTGATCGGTAA